One Brumimicrobium sp. DNA window includes the following coding sequences:
- a CDS encoding collagen-like protein, whose product MRTIHVFISLILLCCASNVLAQDNVGIGTNTPDASAVLEVQSKDKGMLVPRLTTAQRIAISNPAEGLLVYDIDFECFYYYKLNSGWNDMCTGISGPAGPAGPAGPQGPAGNNGATGAQGPAGPAGPAGPAGPAGNDGAAGPQGPAGPAGNDGAAGPQGPAGPIGPIGPQGPAGNNGATGAQGPAGPQGPAGPAGPQGPQGPQGPTGATGATGATGAAGAAGATGPQGPTGPAGPQGPAGTAKFYTVKGTTDASVTSSVWTPMPQMTITLTPTKNVIYATFSASGTTSGTQEVNLAGYRIFNQTSGAQIAASSMNLGHFGNWYVLNGGATSIAPTAINVTPGVPVTIRVDWRMVSPGGGQQINNIPVSDPDFQHRILTIFE is encoded by the coding sequence ATGAGAACAATTCATGTTTTTATTTCTTTAATTCTTTTATGTTGTGCTTCAAATGTGTTAGCACAAGACAATGTTGGGATAGGAACCAACACACCGGATGCATCTGCAGTTCTAGAGGTACAGTCTAAAGATAAGGGAATGTTAGTTCCTAGATTAACGACTGCGCAAAGAATAGCCATCTCTAATCCGGCTGAAGGTTTACTAGTATATGATATAGATTTTGAATGTTTTTATTACTATAAATTAAACTCTGGATGGAATGATATGTGTACTGGTATTTCAGGTCCCGCTGGTCCCGCTGGTCCCGCTGGTCCACAAGGTCCAGCTGGAAATAATGGCGCTACTGGTGCTCAAGGTCCTGCCGGTCCCGCTGGTCCCGCTGGTCCTGCTGGTCCCGCTGGTAATGATGGAGCAGCTGGTCCACAAGGTCCTGCTGGTCCTGCTGGTAATGATGGAGCAGCTGGTCCACAAGGCCCTGCTGGTCCTATCGGTCCTATCGGCCCACAAGGTCCTGCTGGAAATAATGGTGCTACTGGTGCTCAAGGTCCCGCTGGTCCACAAGGTCCTGCTGGTCCTGCTGGTCCACAAGGTCCACAAGGCCCACAAGGTCCAACTGGAGCTACTGGTGCAACCGGAGCTACAGGTGCAGCTGGTGCAGCTGGTGCAACAGGTCCACAAGGTCCTACAGGCCCCGCTGGTCCACAAGGCCCTGCTGGTACAGCTAAATTCTATACAGTTAAGGGGACAACTGATGCTTCTGTAACATCATCTGTATGGACACCAATGCCTCAGATGACGATTACACTTACTCCTACTAAAAATGTAATTTATGCTACATTCTCTGCAAGTGGAACTACATCTGGAACTCAAGAAGTTAATTTAGCAGGGTATAGAATTTTTAATCAGACATCTGGGGCTCAGATAGCTGCTTCAAGTATGAATCTAGGACATTTTGGAAATTGGTATGTTTTAAATGGAGGGGCGACAAGCATTGCTCCTACTGCTATCAATGTTACGCCAGGTGTTCCAGTAACAATTCGTGTAGATTGGAGAATGGTTTCACCAGGAGGAGGACAGCAGATAAATAACATTCCTGTCTCTGATCCTGATTTTCAGCATAGAATATTAACCATTTTTGAATAA
- a CDS encoding gliding motility-associated C-terminal domain-containing protein, producing MNRFCLISYIGILSLFSSTLLSQVIYSDGATISIKTDGIVYSNGGVTLNNTSDLINDGLLIATKSSVVAHPGDFEILSNSTVSGEGTYRIEQNWINDAQFIAQNSTVELFGNTEQFITSTNGTTTQFNNLTLSGNGINSDRKKTLQNVNSSVSSSGILNLTDRELNTDINTFTVENINLSAIQFSNDYLNEGFVSSRVGGFLVRKMAVTGDYIFPVGSSDGTRRYRAVIIDSKTSSAQSYAVRMNNFISDNEGYPVVQHEAEIDEVNSAYYHSIRRLEGSTDANLIIYYDPSTDKDWESIAHWSSSQQEWRNIKNAIQQDESNYSYIEKSGWHFPTDNDEYAFITTAYELIIPNVLTPNGDGLNDGFYVTTYGLSEYKIQIINRWGNLVYESEDPNGVWDGKTPSSQDCTEGVYFYTLNAKFKDKEIKEHGFITLIRK from the coding sequence ATGAATCGATTTTGTTTAATATCTTATATAGGAATTTTATCTCTATTTTCTTCTACACTTCTCTCGCAAGTTATTTATTCAGATGGTGCTACCATTTCTATTAAAACAGATGGTATAGTATATTCAAATGGTGGCGTGACTCTTAACAATACTTCAGATTTAATTAATGATGGTCTGTTAATAGCAACCAAAAGTTCAGTAGTTGCACATCCTGGAGATTTTGAGATTTTATCTAATTCTACAGTTTCTGGAGAGGGAACATATAGAATCGAACAAAATTGGATAAATGATGCACAGTTTATAGCTCAAAATAGTACAGTTGAATTATTTGGTAATACCGAGCAGTTTATAACTTCAACTAATGGAACAACTACTCAATTCAATAATCTTACACTAAGTGGGAATGGAATTAATTCTGATAGAAAAAAAACATTACAAAATGTAAATTCATCGGTTAGTTCAAGTGGTATATTAAATTTAACAGATAGGGAGCTCAATACGGATATAAATACTTTTACAGTAGAAAATATTAATCTTTCAGCAATTCAATTTAGCAATGACTATTTAAATGAAGGATTCGTAAGTAGTAGAGTGGGTGGTTTTTTAGTTCGAAAAATGGCGGTAACAGGTGATTATATCTTCCCTGTAGGATCCAGTGATGGCACAAGAAGATATCGAGCTGTAATTATTGATTCAAAAACAAGTAGTGCACAATCTTATGCTGTTCGAATGAATAATTTTATATCTGATAATGAAGGGTACCCTGTCGTACAGCATGAGGCTGAGATAGATGAGGTGAATTCGGCATATTATCATTCTATTCGCAGGTTGGAAGGAAGTACAGATGCAAACTTAATCATATATTATGATCCATCAACTGATAAAGATTGGGAAAGTATCGCTCATTGGAGTTCTTCGCAGCAAGAATGGAGGAATATAAAGAATGCTATCCAACAAGATGAGTCTAATTATAGCTACATTGAAAAGAGTGGTTGGCATTTTCCGACTGATAATGATGAGTATGCGTTTATAACAACAGCTTATGAACTTATCATACCAAATGTTTTAACTCCTAATGGAGATGGTTTGAATGATGGATTCTACGTTACAACATATGGGCTTTCTGAATATAAAATTCAGATTATAAACCGTTGGGGAAATTTAGTATATGAATCTGAAGATCCAAATGGTGTGTGGGATGGTAAAACTCCTAGTAGTCAAGACTGTACAGAAGGTGTTTATTTCTACACATTAAATGCAAAGTTTAAAGATAAGGAGATTAAAGAACATGGATTTATCACTCTAATAAGAAAATAA